One part of the Vicia villosa cultivar HV-30 ecotype Madison, WI linkage group LG6, Vvil1.0, whole genome shotgun sequence genome encodes these proteins:
- the LOC131613608 gene encoding uncharacterized protein LOC131613608, which produces MVVIFFKNNLIRPYSVPNRIITDNGSNMNNKMMKQLYGEFKIEHHNSSPYRPKMNGAVEAAKKNIKKNFQKMVVTYKDWHEMLPLALHGYRTTVLTSTGETPFSLVNGMEVILLIEVEIPSLRVLMEAKLSEVEWCQARYYQFNLIEEKRMTALCHGQLYQERMKRAFDKKSQTSKIQGRRSRAQEDITSSTRSQAQMDSQL; this is translated from the coding sequence ATGGTAGTAATATTTTTCAAGAACAATCTCATCCGTCCCTACAGCGTACCCAACagaatcattactgataatggttccaatatgaacaacaagatgatgaaacaGTTGTATGGggagttcaagattgagcatcacaattcCTCTCCCtaccgtccaaagatgaatggggcGGTAGAAGCAGCTAAAAAGAATATTAAGAAAAATTTTCAGAAGATGGTTGTGacttacaaggactggcatgaaatgctccctctTGCTCTACATGGATACCGCACCACAGTTCTCACTTCAACTGGGGAAACGCCTTTCTCCTTGGTAAATGGCATGGAAGTCATACTCctgatagaggttgagattccctcCTTAAGGGTCCTGATGGAAGCCAAGTTATCAGAAGTTGAATGGTGTCAAGCTAGATATTATCAGTTCAAtcttattgaagaaaaaagaatgacTGCATTGTGCCACGGTCAGCTTTaccaagaaagaatgaagagagcCTTTGACAAAAAAAGTCAGACCTCGAAGATTCAAGGAAGGAGATCTCGTGCTCAAGAAGATATTACCTCTTCAACTAGATCCCAGgcgcaaatggactcccaattatga
- the LOC131613609 gene encoding uncharacterized protein LOC131613609, with amino-acid sequence MLLSEYDIQYRAQKAIKGRVLADHLASQPIDDDQSLKDDFPDEEIMYLKSKDYEEPLHGEGPDLESRKGLIFDGAVNAYGRGIGAIIVMPQGSHVPFTTRLMFECTNNMEEYEACIMGLEEAIDLRIKILDVYGDSALVINQIKGEWETCHLGLIPYRDYARRLLTFFNKVEFQNIPREENQMANALATLASMYKVKFPNEAPQITIMRLDRPTHVLSVEVVKDDKPWFYDIKVFLQKQEYPPGASNKDRRGILTWYCSDAWIDRKQTN; translated from the coding sequence ATGTTATTATCGGAGTACGACATCCAATATCGTGCCCAAAAAGCCATCAAAGGACGTGTTTTAGCCGATCATCTGGCCTCTCAACCTATTGACGATGATCAATCCTTGAAAGacgacttcccagatgaagagatCATGTATTTGAAATCAAAAGATTACGAAGAGCCTTTACATGGAGAAGGACCTGATCTTGAATCCCGAAAGGGTTTGATATTTGATGGAGCTGTTAACGCTTATGgtcgaggaattggggcaatcattgtcaTGCCACAAGGTTCTCACGTACCATTTACTACAAGACTGATGTTCGAGTGCACCAACAATATGGAAGagtacgaagcttgtatcatgggactaGAGGAAGCCATTGATCTTAGAATCAAGATTCTAGATGTGTATGGAGATTCTGCTCTAgttattaatcaaatcaaaggagaatgggaaacatgTCATcttggtttaattccttacagagattatgcccgAAGACTGCTGACCTTCTTCAACAAAGTGGAGTTCCAAAACATACCTCGTGAGGAAAATCAAATGGCAAATGCATTGGCTACCTTGGCTTCCATGTATAAGGTGAAGTTTCCAAATGAAGCTCCTCAAATTACAATCATGCGCCTAGATAGGCCCACTCATGTATTAAGTGTTGAAGTTGTCAAAGATGATAAGCCGTGGTTTTATGACATTAAAGTCTTCTTACAAAAACAAGAGTACCCACCTGGGGCATCCAACAAAGACAGAAGAGGAATTTTGACATGgtattgctcagatgcgtggatagacaggAAACAAACCAATTAA